cctcttttcatttctgtattttgaAAATGCTAAATTGTCTAATGCAATTTGGTATTTGATAGTTTCAGTTGTATTGTCTTACATCTATAGTAAGGTTTTTAGACCGTTGCATTTTGGCCTTGTATGAGCAGACCAGGGTTTgctctggtttttattttttatttttttatattgtgaatTGTTAGTTACATAAAGAAGCTTATGTataagtgtactgatgatgtcattaattatGTCACATAACTGGTTTGAAGTTGGCCTTTGaagtttacctttaaagtctGTTTAAGTAGTTGTCGTAAAAACTATGTATAAAGAAAGAGGGGTAGTTCAGCTCAGCCTTTGGAAAGAACAGACAAAGCTATTAGAGAATTAAGGTCACCTATTAGAGCTGATAGAAAGAACAGACTACAAGTGGtggggaccgcaacaaggtagaagggAAAgtttcagtgtgtagctgtggaggcacacagtTTCTTACCTTGTTCGGTGGAATTGTTTTGGGATggtgtttgtgaaattactattcGTAAACGTTTGCTGTAGAATTACTCCGTTACTCTGCTAATTTAAGGAACACGGAATTCAGTAAATGTTTagtgttcgtcatacaacgcTTTCTGGAaaggataattgttggaccactggatacagtaagatcgcctctacaggCCTGTTAAGAGGTCAAAACATATTAGAGTTCATATTTGAGACTGCGGTAAATTCTGTCAAGACAGTTTGTTTTGTACAGTTGTCAGATGCTTTATACACTAAACAATACCTTGAAAGGGTCTAAAACTTTGTGGTAAACTTAATGGAGACCTAAGCAGTTTTCCACCTCTGGCACTGGAATTATTCAAGTGTGGGTATTGAATAATACATTACGTTTAACCTGAAatgagacagacaaagaaagaacaGCCAGTACAtgcatcaaataaatatttattttctgctaaAGGCAGAACAAAGCAGTATCTGTATCATTCTTGGCTTCTCTCACtcgtgtgtgtgatgtgtgatgaaacaaaaaccaacagcaTGCTGAAAACTCAGAGTGAGAAAGAAGATAAATTAAGTAAGTTGCCCTCGAACCCTGGTTCGCTgcctctttatttctttcatttctttactCTTTCTGATcgtctttctttttgttgctcttcttttgcAGTCAATGCAAATGAGGACTGTCTGTGGTACGTGGATAAAAATGGCACCTGGCACAATGGTTTTGACTGCCCTCTCATCACTTTCTGCTGTGGGAACTGTCATCGGCGCTACTGCTGCCTGGACGCCTTCAAGATGATCACAGAGCGGGAGCAGAAACGCTGCATGCTCTTCCAGTTCAGGTGGGAGCTCCAGAAGCAGCAGTCTggttttaatttgattattttaatatttattaatttacctAACCCCAAGAGGCAGTGTTAACAATATCAGTTTAAGGCCATAGGTGCAGGATCACCTACCTTTTAAAGCAGAGACATACATTGTTGCTTTTTAGAAGGATATTTGCTGCCACTGTAAAAATTTCTCATTAGGGCATTAATGGAATCACTATTGTTGAGCACAAACATCTCTAGTGAGGTAAACAGTAtgataaacacattattaaGCGCAacctagaaaaataaaatcaattctTATTGAATAATAAGATGAAAGTCATTTGAAATGGAGAACTTGGAGAGTCATAGCAGCTAAACCAAGTAAAAGAATTGATGCAGAATAACTTCATAAAGATAGACAACCGGCTAAGCTAATTCCCAGGCAGAGAGTCTGATTCTTCTTGTGCACTGAAATTTGGTAGATTTAAAAAGCCTCCCGACCAAGAGTACCACCACGGTCCCAGTGGCAGACAGGTATAACTGGAGACAAATAGATTACAAACTCTAACTGAACTGTCAAGCATGTAAGAATTAATTGCCCCTAATAAAGTTGCAGGAACACATGAAAAAAACGTTTTGATCTATATCCATATGTCTGGTGCATGATGGAAACCTGCCCATGTGTCTTTACCTAGGACCCTATTATTAGCCCTGTCTATAATGTAACTAACTCTGGgcctcttgtttttctctgcctctgtccttGAGGATGTAGTTCTACCTATCGATATTATATTTATTGTCCATATATGccatttttagacttttttttttttttttaaatataaaagagcCTTTACATACATGCGTACATAACAGGTGAGAATTATTATTGTTCACTGTGTGAAGTTTGATACAGACAGTTCCTGCAGACACATTTAGAAGTTTCATGGATGCTTTGATTAATGGGGCCCTGGATCTGTCGGTGGGGGAGGCTGAGATGAAATGAACAACTTTGTTGCTTTAGTGTGGCTGAGTTGATGTTACTGGGTAGACAGAAAGATCCAGGGTGTATGTCATTAGCTGGATTGTGATTTCAGGGTCAGTCTGTGGTAAACAGTCTGTGCGTCTGATTCAAAAGATCCATATCACAGCCAGCTCTACTTTAATCCTCTTTGGAGTGAGTCATAATTAGAAAGTTAGAGGAGGGAGAACAATCTGAGACTAAGTGATCAAATAACAAAGgaaatgtgtgtaacaaaagtgttttatttttctctctctctgctctcagtCCCACTACTTTAGCTGGCATTGCTTCCTCCATCCTTCTGTTTGTGGCTATTATTGCCACCATGGTGTGCTGCTTCATGTGCTCCTGCTGCTACCTCTACCAGAGACGGCAACAGAGGGGGAGGACACCTTACGATGGTAAAAACTCTACTCATCATGGCTTTTGAAGACACAGTTGTGTTGTCCTTTACAGCAGTCTGTACATTTTTGACCCACAGCCCAGCACATCCCAATGGCCAGCTACCCAGTAGAGCCCTTGTACGATGCATATGGAAAACCACTGGGACCATCTGAGTATCCACACACAGGTTATCCAATGGCACCCCAGTACCCTGGCATGCCGCCACAGTATCCAGTGATGCAGCATGGACCATACCCACCACACCAGATGGATCCTGCATACGGCCAGGGTAAGATGAGCATCATTTTCTTCAGGAGGATAATAACTTTAAACTATCGTATAAAAAGGCTATAAAGCTTGCTGTTCATTTTATTACATGGACATTTTGTTACTCATCCATGTCGTCTGCTCAGTGctgaaaaaagtcacaaaataacttttacaAGAATTTTGGACATTAATGAGCCCCAATACTGAGCAATGATATTTACTGTTAATAGCTATGGCCCCCAGAGGAACACCTGTTAAACATTTACTAATACAGCTTCAACTACAGGGAAATAGTCACTATTTAGTTTTTGTCACTAGTTCGATCAAATAATTGTGCATTTTTGGCCAGTGCCAAGCTCTGAGCTCCCTGTTTGACTTGTATTTTGGGTTGTTGTACCCAttgttcatcactttaattctcatgttgattttgtgttttgtttttttttgtttttttgtattttattttatttcttagcGCCACCACCTTATTCTCCACCGCAATATCCTGGTCATTGATGGGCTCATCTAAACACCAGCGGGCAACAACAGCAGTTGAGAGAAATGACTGTTTTGAAAAAGGagaaggcagcagcagcactctcacacactcaaaaGAACACCCATACATACTCAAACACTACAGCTTGACTAGCAGTGGTTTGCCTGTGAAAAGAGAGCAGGAGGCACTTCAGGGgttttctttcagttgtttATTTACAACATTGTCCTAGTTTTCTGGAGTATTTACATAAATCACATTTGTATTCTGCAACCTGAAGCCTGATTACTCTGGGTGAGTTTGAAGGAAGGTGTCACACCATCCTATAAAATGAGGAGGTGTCTGGGCGGCGTCCTGTCTCTGTTCTGTCACCTCTGCTCTCTGACACACTTTGGTGATGAGGTGTTGCCTAAAAAACAGGGCTCTTTATCTTAAAAATTGGGGCTTTGAAAGATATATAAAAATGATCATGCACTCTCTCTTCATTTAATAAAGGGAGAAATGCTTTCCATCCTCACTTTTCCTCAATTTAACTAAATTGATAACTGCCTAAGGCTACATTCCAGTTCCTTTCGGTCATTGATCCACAATGTCCAAATGTAATTACATGATGTCTTTATCTTTGTATTGGATCTTTTCTTCCATGTTGTGTTAAAGGCTGGAAAGctagaaataaaaaagcatgtTTGGTCCAAAAAGTGACATGCATGGATCATGTTCTGTGATGGCTTAATGGAGTCTATTGGATTTTATAGTTGTCTTAAATCTGTGTAAGAAGTCATCTATTAGTTTCAACCACGTCGCTTCTTTTTTGTGTCTGACTTGACCAATGAATCATGGTGGTATACTAGCTGCACCATTCGACTGCAACATCTCAGTACCAGCATGCTATCCAGTCAGTTGTGTGTCCTCTCCTGCTTTTCTGGGTTTAAACAAATGAGTCTTAAGATTAATCTAATAATGCCAGGATGTTTTACAGTGAAattcatgttaaatgtttttatcttgtAACATATCAGGTCAGGGTGAGCTGCAGTTCCTGCTgcttgatgaaaacaaaatatcccGCCTTACAGTAATTAACCatgaaaaaagagagattaACTATTTAAATACTTATTTTGTAAATCTGCTCTTCAGCTGAATATTTTATGATATGGTaacaagttattttaaaacaatgtattgTTATTGTAACAAAAGATATGTTTTGGCATCTTTCCGTttagtatttattattgttaagcTTACCTTTTACTGTGAATGGGTTCTCACCTTTTGGACTACCCAACAAAGCCAAAAATAGCTTTTAATGAAGTAGATTTCTAAACCTCCTCTCTTTAAAGgcacagtttgacattttgggaaattagctttttttttgtgtgtatgttttagaTGAGCAGATTAAAACTACTGTAGTACAGTGGTGGAAGTAGTATCCAAATCTTTTTCTTAAGCAAAAGTAATCATACTACAGTGTTGAACTACTTTGCTTATACTACAATGTACTCTGTACATTAAAACGTTTTACTTGGGTAGTTGTGTAAAAGTATTAGTTCAAAAATTAAAAGATATCTTTATGCAAAATGGCCCATTTTATagtaatattaattattatttattggtGAAACTGCTAAAGCCATTGTTATAATCTAATTTATTTGTTAGATTGTATGTGGATGCACAATGTAGCAACgaaagctgtcaaataaatgtagttcaTTATAAAgtagtagtaaaaaaaatacatttccccTGACTTATTGGATGATAAATGTTACTTTCCTTTAAATTATAGTACAgtagctgtttttaaaaattggtaGCGATATCTTTGATCCCAACGTACTTGAGATCAgttcaaaataacattttcgGATGTTGTCTATTCCTGTGGTACAGATCCTCAGGAATAACACAAAAGCTGGTAGTTTAGTTGGAAACTTTGTTGTCCATGGAAATGTATCTTTGCAATATGGGGTCATggaaaatacaaacaagtgCTGAATGACAagaacacaatattttaaattatatagaATATGACAGATGAATTTCCCAAAATCTCAAACTTATAATGGCTCCAGTAAAGCCACGGTCTGTAAGCCACAAACTGTTAAATTAATCTGCAATTCAGTGTAGTTTAGCATCTTGGACAGAAGAAAACAGCCCTGTGCACTTTGTACAATGCATGACCTGTAAAACATGACGTCTCATGCATGTTTTATAGATTAACTGACTGCTAACACATGAAACCTAGATTACCTTTATTTGGGTGTAATGTATCGCAAGTTCgaagtcaaattaaaattaaataaaagttttaatgCAGATCAGAGAAGTCTGACTTTTTTCATGAGACTTACTGCCGTGGCTTGTCTCACTTCTAAACCATGCAAGGAATAAGTTGAACATAAATTATTCATTCAGAGGGTGATGTTCTTATGTAAAGATTTGTTGAGCCTtcacaaagcacaaagaaaactcTGGACAGGAAGACATTTTCATATGTAGTTTAACATAATATTTGCTCaacaatgtttctgtttatttgtggTTCTAAACTAACTCCACGAGTGTGTTTAATGAAACTGACATCAGGTGAAGAAATAACTGTCTAGACATGCCTTTTTGTCTGTCATATGGATGGTATAACATAATGGGTGGTCTAATGTAATAACGagtgacatgtttttatttctttttccataAAAATTAACTTTGGGTTGTAAAAAACAACTGTCTTCtgtgtcctttgtttttttaaaaagatttatgttcaaagaaatgtcaaaaatctTGAATATCAAATcagaattaaatgttttgaaatcaTTGAATTTAATATATGTGgcatttgtaaatttaaattcaagCATGTACAGATTTGAATAGAATTTGCTCCATAGTGGTGCTGTGTGCATTATCTGCAGTATATTTGTATAaagtatatttttctttatatcCAATAATTTGGAATAGTAGAAAAGAAACTATTTTCACTAATGCCAAAATACCTTGATAACTATATGTCAATGTTCCATTGCTTTATCCTTTTCAAAAAATTActacttaaaaataatttgtgattTTCTCACATTAACATTTCTTTGCTCCTAAACAACAGGCTTTTCCTCATTTTAACTTCTGGGTTGTAATGTGGTTTTGATTAGACTGATAATTTATGCTATGTTAAACCCTCagatagttttgtttttctccctaaATATTAACCATACAAAACttacatataatttatattCCCTAGGTTTGATGTAGAGACCATGTCAAATCCAAACTTTATTTGACACTTTAACAAAGTGTTTCAAGAGAGTATGGCCCTAAATCAAACACAAACCGTTCTGCgacataaaactttatttaatttaaaataagtaatttcTAAATAAAGAATCACAGACTGGtcttaaaataaacatgaattgtGTAATAGGAAGTCTGTGTAACTCTGCTTTGGCATCTCTGTAAACTTCAGCCCTTCCCATTACCTTTAAAGGAGTGTGTACCCTGAACTATATATGGACATGCACTTTCACAGGATTTCAAAGAATGTCCCAGCCTCACAGTGCAGTCTGACGACCAACTGCTTTTGCAGTTTATCACTGGTACCGTTCAGGGGAACACTGTGGATCCTGCGTCTTTCCAACAGGATTGATGCCTCTTGTGGCTTTTCGGTGATAGGGACGCACCAGGACAGCAGGACATAAGCTTTGGCCTATGGGAATACGCAACTTTTTATTATAGAAGAGAAATTGcacaataattttgttttaaaggaaTTCACTGCAGTAACACCACCAGGACCACTAAAGTCAGTAAATTTATCTGTTTTATCTCCAAGGGTGTAGCCTTTCCCGAAATTATTTAGGCAACCATGTCCAGGGTAAAAGTTAAAGGTCTGACGCGTACAGGCCGCCAAGTCAGCGAAGACCCAGACCTGGACACCCTGCTGTCCACCCTCTCCccagaggagatggaggagctAAAGAACGACATAATGAAAGTGCCAGACTTCACCCCAGAGGATGGGAAGATCACCGTCCAAGGGGAGAGCCAACCTGTGCAGCCACCGAAGAGTAACAATGTCCGGGATGGTAAACTGGACAGCAAACGGGACAGTGACACTAAGGGGAGGTTCAGTCAGAGGGAACAGTCGATTGAGGTCAGTGGGTGTTTAATTTTTACCCTTTATACACTTTAGTGGGAACTTGTTTTTGCTTCCCACCAAAGTCTATAAAGCCCCCACACCCCCAAAAAAGCTCATGAGTGGTTTCTGATTACCTTAAGTATGAACTGGATGTTCAATATTTTTAACTGATGTTCTTCATGCTTTTTTCATAGAAATGACCTGCAGAGAGGTGACTTTAGAAGAGCAATGTATGTCTGATACTAGCCGCATACAATATTACATAACACAGTGTCCCACGGTAATCTCATGATAGCTTTCATTTGttagtatttattttgcttGAAGCAAACCACCAACCGGACCTCATGCACTCTGAGTGCATTATCTCATAAATGCTGGTCCCCAGAGTTTATTTCTTTGCCAGGAAAAATATAGTATTCTCCTTTGAGGCTTGTTTATCtccatttcacattgtcatcCATCTCCACGCAAGAAAGAATCTCACCAGCACATTAAACCATTTCTAATATTTCCCTGACATGCTATGAAAGATTTTTGACATGAACTGCCCTCCTCTGTTGGTTGTCAGTGAGCCAGATTTCtagacatttgtgtgtttaaaacagaGGCACTTCAGTGGACGGAGTTGCGGCCCTGTGGAGCTTCTTAATCCCAGCCTGATGGAATTCCTTGGTTGATTGCTCCTACGCTCACTGCCTTTTAAGGATACATCTGCCATGGACAGCAGCCtcacacagcaaaaacagatgGGGACTAACAAATCAAACACTTAGGAAGCTACTCGCCGCAAATGTATCCCTGCTCTATAAAAAAGGGTCCCTGTCCTTTTGCtgactgtaaacacacatgccATACTTTGTCGGGGGAGAATGTGCATGTTTACAGTGAGCAGATGGATGAGGAGCTGTTTTATAGCAAAGGACTGTATTAATACAAGTATTTTCATGGTTTGGAGTTATTCTATAGATGTGTGTGCATACTGTGTGTCTATAACAACAAGGGCTGTATTGCAAGGTTTAAGGACATCTTTAGAGACACTCTTAGAGTCACTGTTGCATGTGAACTTTTGATTTAAAGAAACcaatactttttttctttttggtgaTGACAAATATTTAACTGCTTAATTCTAACATCATGTTCATGTTCTTCTTTCTGAAGGGAGAGTCAAAGAAAGAGAGCCGAAAGCAGGAATACCTGAGGAAGATGGGCCTGAGCCAGGAGGGGAATGATGGGATGATATCAGGCTTACGAAGACAAACTAGTGTCTCAAGTGACAGAGATACCAAGCCGGATGACAGAAACAGCAGAGGTCCTGAAAGTTTAAAAGAGGAGCGAAGTCGGCTTTCAAGCAGATACAGGAAACAGGAGAGCAAAGAGAGTGACATGAAAGAGGAGAGTaatgagaaagagaaatgtgagGACAACAGGTTAAGAGACAGAAGGGAAAACCGAGAGAGCACAGGTGGCAAAACAAAGGATATGATCACCAAGCTACAGGAAAAAAAGGATGAcagcagagagaaggaaaggaaagaagacTGCAGGAGAAAAGATGACAGCAAAACCAAGGACATCATCTCAAAGCTACGAGAAAAAAGCGAAAAGGACGTGGgcaaggaaaaagagagaaaatcagAGAGTATCAGAACACAAGGACTTGTCTCAAAAATGCTAGAGAAGCAGAGCAAGGCACAAGAAAACCAGGAGGGcaaaccagaagaa
This genomic interval from Channa argus isolate prfri chromosome 5, Channa argus male v1.0, whole genome shotgun sequence contains the following:
- the shisa4 gene encoding protein shisa-4, whose product is MIVPAGNNMSLVAVTLALLTVVLCTSLVNANEDCLWYVDKNGTWHNGFDCPLITFCCGNCHRRYCCLDAFKMITEREQKRCMLFQFSPTTLAGIASSILLFVAIIATMVCCFMCSCCYLYQRRQQRGRTPYDAQHIPMASYPVEPLYDAYGKPLGPSEYPHTGYPMAPQYPGMPPQYPVMQHGPYPPHQMDPAYGQAPPPYSPPQYPGH